In the genome of Natronomonas salina, the window CTGCCGGTACCGCGATTCGATTCGAACCGGGCAGCGAACGAGATGTCGATCTGGTCGCCATCGCAGGAAATCGAATCGTGCATGGGATGGCAGGGCTCGTCGATGGTGAACTCGACGACGACGAGGTACGGGCTCGCGCACTCGAACGGGCGACCGAAGAAGACTACGTGGAGGAAAAAGAGTGACCCGAGAACTCTCCCGTCGTGAGTACACGGACCTCTTCGGAGCGACCGAGGGCGATCGGCTCCGCCTCGGTGATACATCTCTCCTGGCCGAGATTGAACAGGACCATGGAACGCCCGGAGATGAGGCCGTCTTCGGGGGCGGGAAGACGATGCGGGACGGCATGGGGATGCAGTCCGGTACGACGCAAGCCGAAGGAGCCTTAGACTGGGTTTATTCGAACGTCGTCGTCATTGATCCGATACTCGGTATTCAGAAGGGGGACATCGGTGTTCGTAACGGCCGCATCGCCGGTATCGGCAAAGCCGGGAACCCCGACACGATGGATGGCGTCGACGAGGAACTAGTTATCGGCCCGAGTACGGACACGATACCAGACGATGGCCTGATCGCCACCCCCGGTGCATTCGATATTCACGTCCACTTCAACAGCCCACAATTATTCGACCACGCGCTGGCCAGTGGCGTAACGACGATGTTCGGCGGTGGGTTTGGGGGCGGCGCCACCACGTGCACACCGGGGCCAAAGAACATACAGCGGTTCCTGCAGGCGGCCGACGAGTGGCCGATGAACGTCGGCTTCTACGGAAAGGGGAACAGCAGTCAGGTCGACGGCCTCCGCGAACAGATTGAGGCAGGCGCCTGTGGACTCAAACTCCACGAGGATTGGGGGTCAACACCAGCAGCGATCGATTCTTGCCTCGAGTACGCCGAGGAAGCTGACGTTCAGGTGTGCATCCACACGGACACGCTCAACGAATCCGGATTCGTCGAACGGACCTTCGACGCTATCGGTGAACGTGCGATACACACCTTCCACATCGAGGGTGCCGGGGGTGGGCATGCTCCGGACGTACTCGAACTCATCGGCGACGAACACATGCTGCCGTCGTCGACGAATCCGTCGATGCCCTACACGACGAATACCTTCGACGAGCACCTCGATATGGTGATGGTCTGCCACCACCTCAACCCGGACGTTCCGGAGGACGTCGCGTTTGCGGAATCCCGCATCAGGGCGGAGACGATCGCCGCTGAAGACGTACTTCATGACCAAGGGGCAATCAGTATGATGTCCTCTGACTCCCAGGCGATGGGTCGGATGGCCGAGGTCATCTCCCGGACGTGGCAGACGGCGGATAAAATGAAGAAACAGCGTGGTCCTCTCCCGGCAGATGAGGGGACTGACGCTGACAATTACCGCATCAAGCGATATATCGCGAAGTACACGATCAACCCAGCGATAGTCGCTGGCATAGATGACCACATCGGCTCGCTCGAACCCGGCAAAATGGCCGACGTCGTGCTCTGGGAGCCGGACTTCTTCGGCATCAAACCGAAATACGTCATCAAAGGCGGCTTCCCGGTATACAGTCAGATGGGTGAAGCCAACGGCTCACTCATGACCTGCCAGCCCATCAAGATGCGTCCGCGTGCAGGTGCGATGGGCACTGCAAAAAACGCTCTGTCAGTGTCGTTCGTCAGCGAAGCGGCATACGAGAACGGTGTCGATGACGCATACGGGCTAGAGACTCCCATTCGACCGGTCAGTGGAACGCGGTCAGTCAGGAAGGCCGACATGGTCCACAACGACTACTGCCCCGACGAAATCGAAATCGACGCTCAGACATTCGAAGTATCGGTCGACGGCGAGCACGTGACCTGCGAACCGGCCGATGAACTCGCACTCGCACAGCGCTACCACCTCTGAACCTATGAAACTCAATCCGAAAGAACACGAGCGACTGACAATCTTCATGGCGGCGGAACTTGCTCGCCGCCGGAAGGAACGGGGTATCAAGCTAAACTATCCGGAGACCGTCGCGTACATCTCTGACTGGGCATGCGAACGCGCTCGGGAAGGAATGTCGGTCGCAGAGATACGGAAGGAAGCGACGACGCTGTTGACTAGAGAGGACGTCATGGATGGGATTCCAGAGATGGTCGACATGGTTCAGGTCGAACCGATGTTTCCGGATGGGACGAAACTCGTGACGATTCACGATCCGATCCGGGCCGATACAAAGGAGCAACTGGAGGAATAATGGGGCACAGAGACGTCGCAACGGTTGGACTCGGCGGTCCCGTCGGATCGGGGAAAACTGCCATGGTGAAACGGCTGGTCCCCCGATTAGATGATGCTGGCTACAACGTGGGCGTTATCGCGAACGATATCATGACCCAGGAGGACGCTGATCGCCTTCGACAATCCTTCGATGGTGTTCTTCCGCCGGACCTCGTCGAAGGCGTCGAAACGGGAGCATGTCCCCATACTGGAATCCGCGAAGACCCCTCGATGAACCTCGCGGCCATCGACGAGTTCACGGAATCGTATCCGGAATTAGATGTCGTCCTGCTCGAAAGTGGTGGCGACAATCTCGCCGCTACCTTCAACCCAGAGTTGGCTGATTACTTCCTCTTCGTCATCAGTGTCGCAGAGGGCGATGACATCCCTCGCAAGCGCGGGCCGGGTGTGACGCAGGCCGATTTACTCGTCATCAACAAGACCGACCTCGCTCCACACGTCGACGCCGACCTCGAGGTGATGCAGCGTGATGCCGAGACGGTTCGCGGTGACGACCCAACTTGCTTCACTGATTGCAAGGCCGAGGAAGGGATCGACGACGTCGTCACCCATATCGAGGAGAGTGTGCTCTTCTCATGATGGCCGTCCCTGAAGCGTTCAGGTCGTACGGTGATGAACGCCTTCAGCAAGCACCAGCGTTCGGTCACGGCAAGGACGGTGTTTTTGAAGCTACGCTCGTGCGTGAGACAGGCGGTGAAACGCGACTGCTCCGCGATTACACGAAGGTTCCATACCACCTCACTGGGACACTGGACAACGACCCGGCACCTGGCTTGACTACTCTCTGTCTTCAGGAACCCACCGGAGGGGTGGCGCAGGGCGATCGCCATAGTATCAACGTCGAAGCACGAGCTGATGCCCGAGCCCATCTGACAACCCAGAGTGCGACGAAGGTTCACAGTATGCGGGCGAACTACGCTCATCTCGATGCGACCCTCGAGGCCGGTCCGAACGCACACCTCGAGTACCTCCCCGGGCCAACGATTCTCAACGAGGAGGCTCGGTGCCTCCAGACGACAACGGTCGACCTCGCAGAGTCTGGGTCCGTGATCGTCGGGGATCTCATGGTACCGGACGGACTCTCAGATCACGATCCGTTCTCGTTCGATCATTATCACACCCGGCTCGAAGCACGTCATGAGGAGCGTCTGATATGTGCAGATGCAGTAGACCTTCGACCGAGTGATCGCCAGCCACAGGACCCGGCGACCGTCGGAGAGTACGGGATCATAGGGACACTATACGTCCTGGCACCCTCAGAAGATGTCGAATCGATTTCCGACGCCATATACAATCAGTTGGCCGATAATGAGTCAACGGAAGCCGGAGCATCGGAGCTCCCGTACGGAAGTGGAGTTACTGTGCGTATCCTCGGCCATCGTAGCGCGGACGTGACTAACGCGATGACTACTGCCTGGGATACGGCGCGGAAAGCAATTTTGGGGGTCGGCGCACCTGCCGACCGGAGGTACTGATGCGACAAATCGACAGCATCACCGGCAACCGATACGATGACCCAGAACTCGACGCAGCAATCCATGCCCACGAGCAGGATGGCACCCTCGAACGAGTTGTTCTGGAGCTCGGCGACCGCAAGAAATCACGACTGCGCGTCGAGACAGACGCTGGGACCGACCTCGGGATTATCGTGGATCGGCCTGAACTCCGCGCGGGCGACGTGCTGTTCATCGATGAACAGCGGGCGGCGATCGTAACGTTCCAGCAACGAGAGGCATACGTCATCGAGTTACCAGAGCCAGCTGACGATGCGATGTGTATGGCGGTCGAACTAGGTCATCGGATCGGGAACCAACACTGGGAT includes:
- a CDS encoding urease accessory protein UreD, which produces MMAVPEAFRSYGDERLQQAPAFGHGKDGVFEATLVRETGGETRLLRDYTKVPYHLTGTLDNDPAPGLTTLCLQEPTGGVAQGDRHSINVEARADARAHLTTQSATKVHSMRANYAHLDATLEAGPNAHLEYLPGPTILNEEARCLQTTTVDLAESGSVIVGDLMVPDGLSDHDPFSFDHYHTRLEARHEERLICADAVDLRPSDRQPQDPATVGEYGIIGTLYVLAPSEDVESISDAIYNQLADNESTEAGASELPYGSGVTVRILGHRSADVTNAMTTAWDTARKAILGVGAPADRRY
- a CDS encoding urease subunit gamma, coding for MKLNPKEHERLTIFMAAELARRRKERGIKLNYPETVAYISDWACERAREGMSVAEIRKEATTLLTREDVMDGIPEMVDMVQVEPMFPDGTKLVTIHDPIRADTKEQLEE
- the ureE gene encoding urease accessory protein UreE, with the protein product MRQIDSITGNRYDDPELDAAIHAHEQDGTLERVVLELGDRKKSRLRVETDAGTDLGIIVDRPELRAGDVLFIDEQRAAIVTFQQREAYVIELPEPADDAMCMAVELGHRIGNQHWDIALEDRAVYIPVEADKHILEDVLENYIPGGASTRYEQVDAALFLDQPRNPEPEKHGHEHEHSHIHSDQGHEHTHTDAGINSHSNETGHE
- the ureC gene encoding urease subunit alpha, which encodes MTRELSRREYTDLFGATEGDRLRLGDTSLLAEIEQDHGTPGDEAVFGGGKTMRDGMGMQSGTTQAEGALDWVYSNVVVIDPILGIQKGDIGVRNGRIAGIGKAGNPDTMDGVDEELVIGPSTDTIPDDGLIATPGAFDIHVHFNSPQLFDHALASGVTTMFGGGFGGGATTCTPGPKNIQRFLQAADEWPMNVGFYGKGNSSQVDGLREQIEAGACGLKLHEDWGSTPAAIDSCLEYAEEADVQVCIHTDTLNESGFVERTFDAIGERAIHTFHIEGAGGGHAPDVLELIGDEHMLPSSTNPSMPYTTNTFDEHLDMVMVCHHLNPDVPEDVAFAESRIRAETIAAEDVLHDQGAISMMSSDSQAMGRMAEVISRTWQTADKMKKQRGPLPADEGTDADNYRIKRYIAKYTINPAIVAGIDDHIGSLEPGKMADVVLWEPDFFGIKPKYVIKGGFPVYSQMGEANGSLMTCQPIKMRPRAGAMGTAKNALSVSFVSEAAYENGVDDAYGLETPIRPVSGTRSVRKADMVHNDYCPDEIEIDAQTFEVSVDGEHVTCEPADELALAQRYHL
- the ureG gene encoding urease accessory protein UreG, producing the protein MGHRDVATVGLGGPVGSGKTAMVKRLVPRLDDAGYNVGVIANDIMTQEDADRLRQSFDGVLPPDLVEGVETGACPHTGIREDPSMNLAAIDEFTESYPELDVVLLESGGDNLAATFNPELADYFLFVISVAEGDDIPRKRGPGVTQADLLVINKTDLAPHVDADLEVMQRDAETVRGDDPTCFTDCKAEEGIDDVVTHIEESVLFS